In Cucurbita pepo subsp. pepo cultivar mu-cu-16 chromosome LG04, ASM280686v2, whole genome shotgun sequence, the following are encoded in one genomic region:
- the LOC111793396 gene encoding uncharacterized protein LOC111793396 isoform X3 yields the protein MIPNPRARLLSPSGAGFGFGIKCLMENRAQKKDYLHYNHTDRCRNARWTSRESYQFMYERPWQEVLDFYSHAVNGRLSLSSLGTETVRDHDDTEIQPVCNTAELNRAPVKDGTGRWARATFKIVLSYHGNSFDGWQKQPELITVQGVVEKSLGKFVDEKKAQQLKDRCLPIEGCAVVAGRTDKGVTALRQVCSFYTWRTDVKPQDIEGSINNAAPGKLRVLSVSQVSRMFHPNFSAKWRRYLYIFPLKDGENMEPNFPIWEDVENSREEDRDKIEVLHGECKDEILNNLVLSQDDEEPASANKPQTFSIMRVNQLLRKLEGKLLSYKMFARDTKASRNEGPPTECFVYHARAMEARLPCLDQGVGRSVMCVELVANRFLRKMVRVLVATAIREAAAGAGEDALLKLMDATCRRATAPPAPPDGLSLVDE from the exons ATGATACCAAATCCAAGGGCTAGACTGCTATCACCATCAGGTGCCGGTTTCGGTTTCGGTATTAAGTGTCTGATGGAGAATCGAGCTCAGAAAAAGGACTATCTTCACTATAACCACACTGATCGCTGCAGAAATGCCCGATGGACTTCCAG GGAAAGCTACCAATTCATGTATGAAAGGCCGTGGCAAGAAGTGCTTGATTTTTACTCTCATGCTGTTAATGGAAGATTATCACTGTCATCGCTTGGAACTGAG ACTGTTCGTGATCATGATGATACTGAGATTCAACCGGTTTGCAACACTGCAGAGTTAAACAGAGCTCCGGTTAAAGATGGGACTGGGAGGTGGGCAAGGGCAACATTTAAGATTGTTCTTTCTTACCATGGAAATTCTTTTGATGGGTGGCAAAAGCAGCCAGAGTTGATTACTGTTCAGGG TGTGGTGGAAAAATCTCTTGGGAAATTTGTAGATGAGAAAAAAGCTCAGCAGCTGAAAGATAGATGCTTACCGATAGAAGGATGTGCTGTGGTTGCTGGGCGCACTGACAAAGGGGTGACAGCTTTGAGACAAGTTTGCTCATTCT ATACTTGGCGCACAGATGTTAAACCTCAAGACATTGAAGGTTCCATCAATAATGCAGCTCCGGGAAAACTCAGAGTCTTATCTGTTTCTCAG GTGTCTCGTATGTTCCATCCAAACTTCTCTGCTAAATGGAGGCGATATCTGTATATTTTTCCTCTGAAGGACGGAGAGAACATGGAGCCAAATTTTCCAATTTGGGAAGATGTAGAAAACAGTAGAGAAGAGGATCGTGATAAAATAGAAGTTTTACATGGTGAATGCAAGGATGAGATCCTGAATAATTTGGTCCTCAGTCAGGATGATGAGGAGCCTGCATCAGCTAATAAGCCTCAAACATTTAGTATAATGAGGGTTAACCAACTACTAAGGAAACTAGAAGGAAAGTTATTGTCTTACAAGATGTTTGCACGTGACACCAAAGCATCTAGAAACGA AGGTCCACCTACGGAGTGTTTTGTATACCATGCCCGAGCAATGGAAGCTAGATTACCATGCTTG GACCAAGGCGTAGGAAGAAGTGTTATGTGTGTTGAGCTGGTTGCTAATCGCTTCTTGAGGAAG ATGGTGCGGGTGCTTGTTGCAACAGCAATTAGAGAGGCAGCTGCTGGTGCTGGAGAGGATGCGTTACTAAAGCTGATGGATGCCACATGTCGACGTGCCACTGCACCTCCTGCGCCTCCTGATGGCCTCAGTCTCGTTGAT GAATAG
- the LOC111793396 gene encoding uncharacterized protein LOC111793396 isoform X1, producing the protein MIPNPRARLLSPSGAGFGFGIKCLMENRAQKKDYLHYNHTDRCRNARWTSRESYQFMYERPWQEVLDFYSHAVNGRLSLSSLGTETVRDHDDTEIQPVCNTAELNRAPVKDGTGRWARATFKIVLSYHGNSFDGWQKQPELITVQGVVEKSLGKFVDEKKAQQLKDRCLPIEGCAVVAGRTDKGVTALRQVCSFYTWRTDVKPQDIEGSINNAAPGKLRVLSVSQVSRMFHPNFSAKWRRYLYIFPLKDGENMEPNFPIWEDVENSREEDRDKIEVLHGECKDEILNNLVLSQDDEEPASANKPQTFSIMRVNQLLRKLEGKLLSYKMFARDTKASRNEGPPTECFVYHARAMEARLPCLDQGVGRSVMCVELVANRFLRKMVRVLVATAIREAAAGAGEDALLKLMDATCRRATAPPAPPDGLSLVDVGYTEFDPQNCFILND; encoded by the exons ATGATACCAAATCCAAGGGCTAGACTGCTATCACCATCAGGTGCCGGTTTCGGTTTCGGTATTAAGTGTCTGATGGAGAATCGAGCTCAGAAAAAGGACTATCTTCACTATAACCACACTGATCGCTGCAGAAATGCCCGATGGACTTCCAG GGAAAGCTACCAATTCATGTATGAAAGGCCGTGGCAAGAAGTGCTTGATTTTTACTCTCATGCTGTTAATGGAAGATTATCACTGTCATCGCTTGGAACTGAG ACTGTTCGTGATCATGATGATACTGAGATTCAACCGGTTTGCAACACTGCAGAGTTAAACAGAGCTCCGGTTAAAGATGGGACTGGGAGGTGGGCAAGGGCAACATTTAAGATTGTTCTTTCTTACCATGGAAATTCTTTTGATGGGTGGCAAAAGCAGCCAGAGTTGATTACTGTTCAGGG TGTGGTGGAAAAATCTCTTGGGAAATTTGTAGATGAGAAAAAAGCTCAGCAGCTGAAAGATAGATGCTTACCGATAGAAGGATGTGCTGTGGTTGCTGGGCGCACTGACAAAGGGGTGACAGCTTTGAGACAAGTTTGCTCATTCT ATACTTGGCGCACAGATGTTAAACCTCAAGACATTGAAGGTTCCATCAATAATGCAGCTCCGGGAAAACTCAGAGTCTTATCTGTTTCTCAG GTGTCTCGTATGTTCCATCCAAACTTCTCTGCTAAATGGAGGCGATATCTGTATATTTTTCCTCTGAAGGACGGAGAGAACATGGAGCCAAATTTTCCAATTTGGGAAGATGTAGAAAACAGTAGAGAAGAGGATCGTGATAAAATAGAAGTTTTACATGGTGAATGCAAGGATGAGATCCTGAATAATTTGGTCCTCAGTCAGGATGATGAGGAGCCTGCATCAGCTAATAAGCCTCAAACATTTAGTATAATGAGGGTTAACCAACTACTAAGGAAACTAGAAGGAAAGTTATTGTCTTACAAGATGTTTGCACGTGACACCAAAGCATCTAGAAACGA AGGTCCACCTACGGAGTGTTTTGTATACCATGCCCGAGCAATGGAAGCTAGATTACCATGCTTG GACCAAGGCGTAGGAAGAAGTGTTATGTGTGTTGAGCTGGTTGCTAATCGCTTCTTGAGGAAG ATGGTGCGGGTGCTTGTTGCAACAGCAATTAGAGAGGCAGCTGCTGGTGCTGGAGAGGATGCGTTACTAAAGCTGATGGATGCCACATGTCGACGTGCCACTGCACCTCCTGCGCCTCCTGATGGCCTCAGTCTCGTTGATGTAGGTTATACAGAATTTGATCCACAAAATTGCTTCATATTaaatgactaa
- the LOC111793396 gene encoding uncharacterized protein LOC111793396 isoform X2 produces MIPNPRARLLSPSGAGFGFGIKCLMENRAQKKDYLHYNHTDRCRNARWTSRESYQFMYERPWQEVLDFYSHAVNGRLSLSSLGTETVRDHDDTEIQPVCNTAELNRAPVKDGTGRWARATFKIVLSYHGNSFDGWQKQPELITVQGVVEKSLGKFVDEKKAQQLKDRCLPIEGCAVVAGRTDKGVTALRQVCSFYTWRTDVKPQDIEGSINNAAPGKLRVLSVSQVSRMFHPNFSAKWRRYLYIFPLKDGENMEPNFPIWEDVENSREEDRDKIEVLHGECKDEILNNLVLSQDDEEPASANKPQTFSIMRVNQLLRKLEGKLLSYKMFARDTKASRNEGPPTECFVYHARAMEARLPCLDQGVGRSVMCVELVANRFLRKMVRVLVATAIREAAAGAGEDALLKLMDATCRRATAPPAPPDGLSLVDERT; encoded by the exons ATGATACCAAATCCAAGGGCTAGACTGCTATCACCATCAGGTGCCGGTTTCGGTTTCGGTATTAAGTGTCTGATGGAGAATCGAGCTCAGAAAAAGGACTATCTTCACTATAACCACACTGATCGCTGCAGAAATGCCCGATGGACTTCCAG GGAAAGCTACCAATTCATGTATGAAAGGCCGTGGCAAGAAGTGCTTGATTTTTACTCTCATGCTGTTAATGGAAGATTATCACTGTCATCGCTTGGAACTGAG ACTGTTCGTGATCATGATGATACTGAGATTCAACCGGTTTGCAACACTGCAGAGTTAAACAGAGCTCCGGTTAAAGATGGGACTGGGAGGTGGGCAAGGGCAACATTTAAGATTGTTCTTTCTTACCATGGAAATTCTTTTGATGGGTGGCAAAAGCAGCCAGAGTTGATTACTGTTCAGGG TGTGGTGGAAAAATCTCTTGGGAAATTTGTAGATGAGAAAAAAGCTCAGCAGCTGAAAGATAGATGCTTACCGATAGAAGGATGTGCTGTGGTTGCTGGGCGCACTGACAAAGGGGTGACAGCTTTGAGACAAGTTTGCTCATTCT ATACTTGGCGCACAGATGTTAAACCTCAAGACATTGAAGGTTCCATCAATAATGCAGCTCCGGGAAAACTCAGAGTCTTATCTGTTTCTCAG GTGTCTCGTATGTTCCATCCAAACTTCTCTGCTAAATGGAGGCGATATCTGTATATTTTTCCTCTGAAGGACGGAGAGAACATGGAGCCAAATTTTCCAATTTGGGAAGATGTAGAAAACAGTAGAGAAGAGGATCGTGATAAAATAGAAGTTTTACATGGTGAATGCAAGGATGAGATCCTGAATAATTTGGTCCTCAGTCAGGATGATGAGGAGCCTGCATCAGCTAATAAGCCTCAAACATTTAGTATAATGAGGGTTAACCAACTACTAAGGAAACTAGAAGGAAAGTTATTGTCTTACAAGATGTTTGCACGTGACACCAAAGCATCTAGAAACGA AGGTCCACCTACGGAGTGTTTTGTATACCATGCCCGAGCAATGGAAGCTAGATTACCATGCTTG GACCAAGGCGTAGGAAGAAGTGTTATGTGTGTTGAGCTGGTTGCTAATCGCTTCTTGAGGAAG ATGGTGCGGGTGCTTGTTGCAACAGCAATTAGAGAGGCAGCTGCTGGTGCTGGAGAGGATGCGTTACTAAAGCTGATGGATGCCACATGTCGACGTGCCACTGCACCTCCTGCGCCTCCTGATGGCCTCAGTCTCGTTGAT